The following are encoded together in the Brassica napus cultivar Da-Ae chromosome A9, Da-Ae, whole genome shotgun sequence genome:
- the LOC125577898 gene encoding uncharacterized protein LOC125577898: protein MVIMVELLFLLSFLVELQSYCFHMYLENKIVKNGVNFISLLFKKPVSWLSFIAPPLNPLKEVQDQDLGQQDSLGDIVISTTSDEIVTNKDEDDGTIPDEESFIELSLPSGHYVGQHFSTMAGHQDFGLIQLLAEFEDDNLIEIDISVGSIKCYTFQIKA from the coding sequence ATGGTTATAATGGTTGAACTcttatttcttctttcttttttggtagAACTACAAAGTTATTGCTTTCATATGTATCTTGAGAACAAAATAGTGAAAAATGGGGTGAATTTTATTTCATTACTTTTTAAGAAACCAGTTTCATGGTTGTCTTTCATCGCCCCACCACTAAACCCTCTAAAAGAGGTTCAAGATCAAGATCTTGGTCAGCAAGACTCTTTAGGAGACATCGTAATATCTACGACCAGTGATGAGATTGTCACAAATAAAGACGAAGACGATGGAACAATCCCTGATGAGGAAAGCTTCATAGAGCTCTCTTTACCAAGCGGCCACTACGTTGGCCAACACTTCAGTACGATGGCTGGACATCAAGATTTCGGACTTATCCAACTATTAGCCGAGTTTGAAGACGATAATCTGATCGAAATCGATATTTCTGTCGGATCCATTAAGTGTTACACGTTCCAGATCAAAGCCTGA
- the LOC125577899 gene encoding uncharacterized protein LOC125577899, with the protein MVSTLSKSLYLTYSDACISQSALATDSASATLTLSLRLRRFASAAASPTTPLCVYSCARGSRSPPVLHYPMRLQISFPFPQLGLDGSYTRGFYNTFIQNISPTWSSSHISSFRNCH; encoded by the exons ATGGTTTCCACTCTCTCCAAATCTCTGTATTTGACCTATTCTGATGCCTGCATCTCTCAATCTGCCCTTGCGACTGATTCTGCCTCTGCGACTCTAACTCTGTCGCTTCGCCTCCGCCGCTTCGCCTCCGCCGCTGCTTCTCCGACTACTCCGCTGTGCGTATACTCCTGTGCCCGCGGCTCCAGATCTCCTCCTGTTCTTCATTATCCTATGCGACTTCAGATCTCTTTCCCTTTTCCACAACTAGGTTTAGATGGCTCTTATACTCGAG GCTTCTACAACACTTTCATTCAGAATATATCACCTACATGGAGTTCTAGCCACATCTCATCGTTTAGGAATTGTCATTGA